Proteins encoded together in one Cydia pomonella isolate Wapato2018A chromosome 10, ilCydPomo1, whole genome shotgun sequence window:
- the LOC133521834 gene encoding uncharacterized protein LOC133521834: MDSQRAQANGIPGKEKAFKYEQKVPSEEEKTTSPLLYKADNIKYIDAADDEKLNNDDKRDRDLNTVNSMKTNHVPDSLAVSYTKNEKDEDAVSTNEGVKFLGLGDTDSICSSKPPEEQGPQIPDGGWGWVVVFASFLIATVADGLAFSYGLINEKWVKHFNTTEAKVSLIGSLFISVPLIAGPIMSALVDRYGCRKMTMLGGVASTIGFVAAAVSNSVGVLYVTYGLMAGLGMGLLYVTAVVSIAYWFEKRRNLAVGLGSCGVGFGTFVYSPLTTFLLDYYGWRGTLLILAGTVLNVCVCGAIMRDPEWLIEEQKKNRKLSKAKRASSSISISAKSAKSGGGESVYPGAEELKSLMKSGETPEYILTALVASIAEAEQVEATTKMNADLSQANKVSSVINLPTFLRQSEKVPVEVLDQLSTNKRLYNIILQNYPSLLALRSNSEQKLPIEPAADVSKNKPIKMSMKLKLNKKEKKDFESKLDIVREKLLQPIPENKPAIIAPRTDRQDWWNLKTDNHYLRGIRVHRNSIMHRGAMMNIAKYKLRASSCPDIYRNSMWSMEEQETDGSWGRRLIDALNKTFDFNMFTEFHFLMMNISTLVLFIWFIVPLFYLPGFMEETGYSKYQGPVMLSVFGVANIIGIAGLGWMGDLPWVNITKTYALCLILCGVSIIMFPVLIRIMDPLAPHSFYIIAVNVVIFGLTFSSSYSYTPSILVELIALERFTMAYGLVLLSQGLGHLVGPPMAGGLKDKTGYWDAAFYVAGVWVIISGILVGVIPYTKNFRICGNAPLAKDVASEPDPGVRIIVH, encoded by the exons ATGGACTCGCAAAGAGCCCAGGCAAATGGAATTCCAGGGAAAGAGAAAGCATTCAAGTATGAACAAAAAGTACCGTCTGAAGAGGAGAAGACTACGTCTCCATTGCTTTACAAAGCCGACAACATTAAGTATATAGATGCAGCAGATGACGAGAAGTTGAATAATGACGACAAACGTGATAGAGATCTAAATACTGTCAATTCCATGAAAACGAATCATGTTCCAGATAGTTTGGCTGTGTCCTATACTAAGAATGAAAAAGATGAAGATGCGGTTTCCACAAATGAAGGAGTTAAGTTCTTGGGGTTGGGCGATACGGACAGTATTTGCTCGAGCAAGCCGCCCGAAGAGCAAGGCCCACAGATACCTGACGGTGGTTGGGGATGGGTAGTAGTATTTGCGTCATTCTTGATCGCGACCGTTGCTGACGGTTTAGCCTTCTCGTATGGATTAATCAACGAAAAGTGGGTGAAGCACTTTAACACGACCGAAGCCAAGGTTTCTCTGATCGGAAGTTTGTTCATATCTGTCCCACTGATAGCTGGACCTATAATGAGTGCCCTTGTAGATCGATATGGATGCAGAAAAATGACTATGTTAGGAGGCGTAGCGTCTACTATTGGATTTGTAGCTGCAGCAGTTAGTAACTCTGTGGGAGTTCTGTACGTGACTTATGGTCTCATGGCAGGTCTAGGAATGGGGCTCCTGTACGTTACCGCTGTTGTATCCATAGCATATTGGTTTGAGAAGCGAAGAAATCTGGCTGTTGGACTTGGCTCCTGCGGCGTTGGGTTCGGAACATTCGTCTACTCACCGCTGACAACGTTTTTATTAGACTACTATGGATGGAGAGGAACACTCCTGATATTGGCTGGCACAGTACTTAATGTGTGCGTATGTGGTGCTATCATGAGAGACCCTGAATGGTTAATTGAGGAACAgaagaaaaataggaaattaagtAAAGCGAAAAGAGCGTCGAGTTCAATATCGATTTCTGCTAAATCTGCTAAATCAGGTGGTGGCGAGTCAGTATATCCTGGTGCAGAAGAGTTGAAATCATTGATGAAGAGTGGGGAGACACCGGAATATATACTAACAGCACTAGTAGCATCAATAGCGGAAGCGGAACAAGTGGAAGCGACGACCAAAATGAATGCCGATCTATCACAAGCCAACAAAGTTAGCTCTGTCATAAATTTGCCAACATTCTTACGACAGAGTGAAaag GTTCCAGTAGAAGTTCTAGATCAACTGTCAACGAATAAACGTCTTTATAACATCATACTACAAAACTATCCATCACTTCTCGCTTTAAGAAGCAACTCGGAACAAAAGCTACCAATCGAACCGGCTGCAGACGTATCTAAAAACAAGCCAATTAAAATGTCAATGAAACTGAAACtgaataaaaaagaaaagaaggACTTTGAGTCAAAACTGGATATTGTAAGGGAGAAACTATTACAACCTATTCCAGAAAATAAGCCCGCCATTATAGCTCCTAGAACTGACCGACAGGATTGGTGGAATTTAAAGACAGATAATCACTACTTAAGAGGTATCAGAGTACATCGTAATTCTATTATGCACAGAGGTGCCATGATGAACATTGCGAAATACAAGCTACGCGCGTCTTCATGCCCTGATATTTATAGGAATTCCATGTGGTCAATGGAAGAACAAGAG ACTGACGGCTCGTGGGGAAGGCGTTTAATCGACGCATTGAACAAAACCTTCGACTTCAACATGTTTACCGAGTTCCATTTCCTTATGATGAACATCTCCACCCTAGTGCTGTTTATCTGGTTCATCGTGCCGCTGTTCTACCTGCCTGGCTTCATGGAGGAAACTGGTTACTCCAAGTATCAGGGGCCAGTTATGCTCTCTGTGTTCGGTGTAGCCAATATTATCggtatt GCGGGTCTCGGCTGGATGGGTGACTTACCATGGGTAAACATCACGAAAACCTACGCGTTGTGCCTCATCCTCTGCGGCGTGTCCATCATCATGTTTCCCGTCCTTATACGCATCATGGATCCGTTGGCACCACACAGCTTCTACATAATAGCAGTAAACGTCGTGATATTCGGGCTAACGTTCTCGAGTTCCTACTCGTACACACCAAGTATTTTGGTGGAGCTGATCGCACTGGAGCGGTTTACAATGGCGTACGGTCTGGTGCTGCTGAGTCAGGGTTTGGGGCATCTTGTTGGACCACCTATGGCTG GTGGCTTGAAAGACAAGACCGGATACTGGGACGCCGCATTCTACGTGGCCGGCGTTTGGGTGATCATCTCCGGCATTTTGGTCGGCGTGATCCCTTACACCAAGAATTTCCGGATTTGCGGCAACGCTCCGCTGGCGAAGGATGTTGCTTCGGAACCTGATCCAGGTGTTAGGATCATTGTGCATTAA